In one Perca fluviatilis chromosome 7, GENO_Pfluv_1.0, whole genome shotgun sequence genomic region, the following are encoded:
- the zdhhc11 gene encoding palmitoyltransferase ZDHHC11, translating into MNCFNQRLRRTSPMHGSSRNELVPSKPPRINGWAWPPQAFQVVGWMVYGYLAIVSFGIYIPLLPLPWNHVIYALTGVAFIVHFFAHIAAATIDPADVGVRAKQSYSSPMPLFDRTKRPHVIQDLHCYLCEVKVGPKVKHCGVCNKCVEGFDHHCKWLNTCVGGRNYWCFFVALSSGTLGVFLLAVVILFIFIQHYLDPNSLRTNSQFDSILGNGTWLAFLPLAPIKTSSAALLTLAFITAMLSITCLLLLGHLLGFHFYLFYKGISTFDYVKMRRQKEAINRDNEAGNPHDAKMNNKAPQNQESSIDCEPALSQSSGTCKFDDKGPLTSRLSESLCTELENFGKSSEKETSFHYGTENPTQNMAREMSVSDTKSWKPDTEEAQSAGVKSVHRVPGMQDPLGSSVMTPDDT; encoded by the exons ATGAACTGCTTCAATCAAAGGCTGAGACGCACATCTCCCATGCATGGCAGCAGCAGGAATGAGCTGGTCCCCTCCAAGCCTCCCAGGATAAACGGATGGGCATGGCCCCCTCAGGCTTTCCAAGTGGTTGGCTGGATGGTGTACGGCTACCTCGCCATAGTCAGCTTTGGCATCTATATCCCTCTTCTGCCTCTGCCATGGAACCATGTGATCTATGCT CTGACGGGAGTAGCATTTATTGTACACTTTTTTGCCCATATTGCTGCTGCAACTATAGACCCAGCAGATGTCGGTGTGAGGGCCAAACAGAGCTATTCCAGTCCAATGCCCCTTTTTGACAGGACAAAGCGACCGCATGTTATCCAGGACCTTCACTGTTATCTATGTGAAGTCAAGGT TGGCCCCAAAGTAAAACACTGTGGTGTTTGCAACAAGTGTGTGGAAGGCTTTGATCACCATTGCAAATGGCtgaacacctgtgtgggtggcAGAAACTATTG GTGCTTCTTTGTGGCATTGTCCTCTGGTACACTAGGCGTCTTCCTGCTCGCTGTTGTCATCTTGTTCATATTTATTCAGCATTACCTGGATCCAAACAGCCTACGGACCAACTCACAGTTTGACA GTATCCTGGGGAATGGTACCTGGCTGGCGTTTTTACCCTTAGCACCCATAAAGACTAGTTCAGCTGCTCTCCTTACATTAGCCTTCATAACAGCCATGCTGAGCATCacctgcctgctgctgctcggTCATCTGCTAGGCTTCCACTTTTACCTCT TCTATAAAGGCATAAGCACATTTGATTATGTAAAGATGCGGCGCCAAAAAGAAGCCATAAACCGAGACAATGAAGCAGGAAATCCACATGATGCAAAAATGAATAACAAGGCCCCACAG AATCAAGAGAGTTCAATTGACTGTGAGCCAGCATTGTCCCAGAGTTCAGG TACTTGCAAATTTGATGATAAAGGCCCACTCACAAGCCGACTTTCAGAGTCCCTATGCACCGAG TTGGAGAACTTTGGGAAATCCTCAGAAAAGGAGACTAGTTTCCATTATGGCACAGAAAATCCAACACAGAACATGGCAA GGGAAATGTCTGTGAGTGACACCAAGAGCTGGAAGCCTGACACTGAAGAGGCTCAGAGTGCCGGTGTGAAGTCTGTTCACCGTGTTCCTGGAATGCAGGACCCTCTGGGCAGCTCCGTTATGACTCCAGATGATACTTAG